One part of the Phaenicophaeus curvirostris isolate KB17595 chromosome 2, BPBGC_Pcur_1.0, whole genome shotgun sequence genome encodes these proteins:
- the CAD gene encoding multifunctional protein CAD isoform X2 — protein MGRLVLQDGTVLRGRPFGAAGAAAGEVVFQTGMVGYPEALTDPSYEAQILVLTYPLIGNYGVPRDETDPFGLSRWFESSRIHVAALVVGECSETPSHWSASHSLDQWLKEQNIPGLQGIDTRALTKKLREEGSLLGKLLPDGTPESSIPFEDPNTRHLVQEVSLKSPRVFNPGGSLRVTALDCGLKSNQVRCLCQRGAAVTVVPWDHALDPADFDALFVSNGPGDPRLCQATVSRLRQVLDAPQPKPVFGICLGHQLLALAIGAHTYKMKYGNRGHNQPCLHEESRRCFMTAQNHGFAVEASSLPPGWTRLFTNANDGSNEGIVHEHKPFFSVQFHPEHRAGPTDLEGLFDVFIETAKDLRSGDSSGPTVRERLHAWLTHGAAPARGPDMPRPRKVLILGSGGLSIGQAGEFDYSGSQAIKALKEEHVQTVLINPNIATVQTSKGLADRVYFLPITPEYVTQVIRNERPDGVLLTFGGQTALNCGVELQKAGVLERYNVRVLGTPVASIEMTEDRKVFVEKMEEISEHVAPSEAAASLEQALAAAERLGYPVLVRSAYALGGLGSGFASNREELVALVSQAFAHTSQVLVDKSLKGWKEIEYEVVRDAYDNCVAVCNMENLDPLGIHTGESIVVAPSQTLNNTEYFLLRRTAIKVVRHLGIIGECNIQFALNPESEQYYIIEVNARLSRSSALASKATGYPLAYVAAKLALGLPLPVLRNSVTNSTTANFEPSLDYCVVKIPRWDLSKFLRVSTKIGSSMKSVGEVMAIGRNFEEAFQKALRMVDENCIGFDHTVKPASDVELETPTDKRIFVLAAALRAGYSIERLYELTKIDRWFLHKMKNITDHTALLESYREEQSTMPPAVLQRAKQLGFSDKQVAQAVLSTELAVRKMRRDLQILPVVKQIDTVAAEWPAQTNYLYLTYNGTEHDLAFREPHVMVIGSGVYRIGSSVEFDWCAVGCIQELRKMGFKTIMVNYNPETVSTDYDMCDRLYFDEISFEVVMDIYELENPEGVILSMGGQLPNNIAMALHRQQCRILGTSPEAIDSAENRFKFSRLLDSIGISQPLWKELSDMESAKQFCCKVGYPCVVRPSYVLSGAAMNVAYSDSDLEKFLSNAVAVSKEQPVVISKFIQEAKEIDVDAVACDDVVVAIAISEHVENAGVHSGDATLVTPPQDITPKTLERIKAIVHAVAQELQVTGPFNLQLIAKDDQLKVIECNVRVSRSFPFVSKTLGVDLVALATQVIMGEEVEPVGLMTGTGIVGVKVPQFSFSRLAGADVVLGVEMTSTGEVACFGENRCEAYLKAMLSTGFKIPKKNILLTIGSYKNKSELLPTVRTLESLGYNLYASLGTADFYTEHGIKVMAVDWHFEEADGNEVGARETQRSILDYLAENHFEMVINLSMRNSGGRRLSSFVTKGYRTRRLAVDYSVPLIIDIKCTKLFVEALGQIGAAPPLKMHVDCMTSQKLIRLPGLIDVHVHLREPGGTHKEDFASGTAAALAGGITMVCAMPNTNPAVTDAASFALAQKLAEAGARCDFALFLGASSENAGSLGALAGAAAGLKMYLNDTFSSLRMDDVSLWMEHFEHWPRHLPVVAHAERQTVAAILMVAQLYQQPVHICHVARKEEILLIKAAKQKGIPVTCEVAPHHLFLCRDDLGRLGEGRAAVRPELGTRQDLEALWENMDSIDCFATDHAPHTLEEKQGPAPPPGYPGLETLLPLLLTAVSEGRLSVEDIVQRLYENPRKIFGLPAQEDTYVEVDLEHEWVIPSHTAFSKAGWTPFEGMKVKGTVRRVVLRGEVAYIDGQVLVPPGYGQDVKKRPSAAVLAPHVAPAKETVKTPERPRHVVASETLRGRASSPRRVGPVGDGRFHLPPRIHRASDPGLPAEDARDKAVRKAAEADPAAIQDGYSYPLGPLPRQASPQRAPHFQTSPLLHPLVGQHVLSAQQFSKEQMSHLFNVAHVLRMLVQKERSLDILKGKVMASMFYEASTRTSSSFAAAMCRMGGSVLTFSEATSSVQKGESLADSVQTMCCYADVLVLRHPQPGAVELAAKHCRKPVINAGDGVGEHPTQALLDIFTIREELGTVNGMTITMVGDLKHGRTVHSLARLLTLYRVNLRYVTPPGLEMPPDITTFVASKGIKQEEFGSIEEALPDTDVLYMTRIQKERFRLAEEYEACFGQFILTPHIMTRAKEKMVVMHPLPRVNEISAAVDSDPRAAYFRQAENGMYMRMALLTTVLGRY, from the exons ATGGGCCGCCTGGTGCTGCAGGACGGGACGGTGCTGCGGGGACGGCCCTTCGGggccgccggggccgccgccgggGAAGTCG TGTTCCAGACCGGCATGGTCGGGTACCCCGAGGCGCTCACCGACCCCTCCTACGAGGCGCAGATCCTGGTGCTCACGTACCCCCTCATCGGCAACTACGGGGTCCCGAGGGACGAGACCGACCCCTTCGGCCTCAGCAGG TGGTTCGAGTCCAGCAGGATCCATGTGGCCGCGCTGGTGGTGGGCGAGTGCTCGGAGACCCCAAGCCACTGGAGCGCCTCCCACTCCCTTGACCAGTGGCTGAAGGAGCAGAACATCCCCGGGCTGCaag GCATCGACACGCGGGCGCTGACGAAGAAGCTGCGTGAGGAGGGGTCTCTGCTGGGGAAGCTGCTGCCCGATGGGACTCCCGAAAGCAGCATCCCCTTCGAGGACCCCAACACGAGACACCTCGTGCAGGAGGTGTCgctcaag AGTCCCCGCGTGTTCAACCCAGGGGGATCGCTGCGTGTCACGGCCCTCGACTGCGGCCTCAAGAGCAACCAAGTGCGGTGCCTGTGCCAGCGCGGCGCCGCCGTCACCGTGGTGCCCTGGGACCACGCGCTGGATCCTGCAG ATTTCGACGCGCTGTTTGTCAGCAATGGCCCTGGGGACCCCCGGCTGTGCCAGGCAACCGTGTCGAGGCTTCGGCAGGTGCTGGATGCGCCGCAGCCCAAGCCGGTGTTCGGGATCTGCctgggccaccagctgctcgcCCTGGCCATCGGTGCCCACACCTACAAGATGAA GTACGGGAACCGTGGTCACAACCAGCCGTGCCTGCATGAGGAGTCACGGCGCTGCTTCATGACGGCGCAGAACCATGGCTTCGCGGTGGAGGCGAGCAGCCTGCCGCCCGGCTGGACCCGGCTCTTCACCAACGCCAACGACGGCTCCAACGAGGGCATCGTCCACGAGCACAAGCCCTTCTTCAG CGTCCAGTTCCACCCTGAACATCGTGCTGGCCCCACGGACCTGGAGGGGCTCTTTGACGTCTTCATTGAGACAGCAAAGGACCTGCGAAGCGGAGACAGCAGCGGCCCCACCG tgcGGGAGCGGCTGCACGCCTGGCTGACCCACGGTGCGGCGCCGGCACGGGGTCCGGACATGCCGCGGCCACGCAAGGTGCTGATCCTGGGCTCGGGTGGGCTCTCCATCGGCCAGGCCGGCGAGTTCGACTACTCAGGGTCACAG GCCATCAAGGCCCTGAAGGAGGAGCACGTCCAGACAGTGCTGATCAACCCCAACATCGCGACGGTGCAGACGTCCAAGGGGTTGGCTGACAGGGTCTACTTCTTGCCCATCACCCCTGAGTACGTCACCCAG GTGATCCGGAATGAGCGCCCCGATGGCGTGCTGCTGACGTTTGGCGGGCAGACGGCACTCAACTGCGGTGTGGAGCTGCAGAAGGCGGGCGTGCTCGAGCGATACAACGTGCGCGTGCTCGGCACCCCCGTCGCCTCCATTGAGATGACCGAGGACCGCAAGGTCTTCGttgagaagatggaggagatcAGCGAGCACGTGGCGCCCAGTGAGGCTGCCGCCTCCCTGGAGCAG GCGCTGGCGGCGGCGGAGCGGCTGGGCTACCCGGTGCTGGTGCGCTCAGCGTATGCGCTGGGCGGCCTGGGCTCCGGCTTTGCCAGTAACCGGGAGGAACTGGTGGCACTGGTGAGCCAGGCCTTCGCCCACACCTCTCAGGTCCTGGTGGATAAGTCCCTCAAGGGCTGGAAGGAGATCGAGTATGAGGTGGTGCGGGACGCCTACGACAACTGTGTCGCG GTGTGCAACATGGAGAACCTGGACCCGCTGGGCATCCACACGGGTGAGTCCATCGTGGTGGCGCCCAGCCAGACCCTCAACAACACCGAGTACTTCCTGCTGCGCCGCACGGCCATCAAGGTGGTTCGTCACCTGGGCATCATCGGCGAGTGCAACATCCAGTTTGCCCTCAACCCGGAGTCAGAGCAG TACTACATCATCGAGGTGAACGCCCGGCTCTCCCGCAGCTCCGCGCTGGCCAGCAAAGCCACCGGCTACCCGCTGGCCTACGTGGCCGCCAAGCTGGCCTTGGGCCTCCCCCTGCCCGTCCTCAG GAACTCGGTCACCAACTCCACGACGGCCAACTTTGAGCCCAGCCTGGACTACTGCGTCGTGAAGATCCCGCGCTGGGACCTCAGCAAGTTCCTCCGCGTCAGCACCAAGATCGGCAGCTCCATGAAGAGCGTGG GGGAGGTCATGGCCATCGGCAGGAACTTTGAGGAGGCTTTCCAGAAGGCGCTGAGGATGGTAGATGAAAACTGCATTGGCTTTGACCACACGGTGAAGCCTGCATCAGACGTG gagctggagaCGCCAACGGACAAGCGGATCTTCGTGCTGGCGGCTGCGCTGCGTGCCGGCTACTCCATCGAGCGGCTCTATGAGCTGACCAAGATCGACCGCTGGTTCCTCCACAAGATGAAGAACATCACGGACCACACGGCGCTGCTGGAGTCGTACCGGGAAGAGCAGAGCACCATGCCGCCCGCCGTGCTCCAGCGCGCCAAGCAGCTTGGCTTCTCCGACAAGCAGGTGGCTCAGGCTGTGCTCAG cactgagctgGCCGTGCGGAAGATGCGGCGGGACCTGCAGATCCTGCCCGTGGTGAAGCAGATCGACACGGTGGCGGCGGAGTGGCCGGCGCAGACCAACTACCTGTACCTGACCTACAACGGCACCGAGCACGACCTGGCCTTCCGGGAGCCCCACGTCATGGTCATCGGTTCCGGCGTCTACCGCATCGGCAGCAGCGTTGAGTTCGACTGGTGCGCTGTCGGCTGCATCCAGGAGCTGCGCAAG ATGGGCTTCAAGACAATCATGGTGAACTACAACCCAGAGACGGTGAGCACCGACTACGACATGTGCGACCGCCTCTATTTCGATGAGATCTCCTTTGAG gTGGTTATGGACATCTATGAGCTGGAGAACCCCGAGGGTGTGATCCTGTCCATGGGTGGGCAGCTGCCCAACAACATCGCCATGGCCCTGCACCGGCAGCAGTGCCGCATCCTGGGCACCTCCCCAGAGGCCATCGACTCGGCTGAGAATCGCTTCAAGTTCTCCCGCCTACTCGACTCCATTGGCATCAGCCAGCCACTCTGGAAGGAGCTCTCTGACATGGAG TCAGCCAAGCAGTTCTGCTGCAAGGTGGGGTACCCCTGCGTCGTGCGCCCCTCCTACGTGCTGAGCGGCGCCGCCATGAACGTCGCCTACTCGGACAGCGACCTGGAGAAGTTCCTGAGCAACGCCGTGGCCGTCTCCAAGGAGCAGCCTGTCGTCATCTCCAAGTTCATCCAGGAAGCCAAG GAGATTGATGTGGATGCGGTGGCCTGTGATGACGTGGTGGTGGCTATCGCCATCTCGGAGCACGTGGAGAACGCTGGGGTGCACTCAGGCGATGCCACGCTGGTGACGCCCCCCCAGGACATCACCCCGAAGACACTGGAGCGCATCAAAGCCATCGTCCATGCTGTTGCGCAGGAGCTGCAGGTCACCGGGCCCTTCAACCTGCAGCTCATCGCCAAG GATGACCAGCTGAAGGTGATCGAATGCAACGTCCGGGTCTCCCGCTCCTTCCCCTTTGTCTCCAAGACCCTGGGGGTGGACCTGGTGGCTTTGGCCACCCAGGTGATCATGGGCGAGGAGGTGGAGCCTGTGGGGCTGATGACGGGCACGGGCATCGTTGGTGTCAAG gtGCCCCAGTTCTCCTTCTCGCGCCTGGCAGGCGCCGACGTGGTGCTCGGCGTGGAGATGACCAGCACGGGCGAGGTGGCCTGCTTCGGCGAGAACCGCTGCGAGGCATACCTGAAGGCCATGCTCAGCACCGGCTTCAAGATCCCCAAGAAGAACATCCTGCTGACCATCGGCAGCTACAAG AACAAGAGTGAGCTGCTACCCACTGTGCGGACTCTGGAGAGCCTCGGCTACAATCTGTACGCCAGCCTGGGCACAGCTGACTTCTACACTGAGCACGGCATCAAG GTGATGGCCGTGGACTGGCACTTTGAGGAGGCGGACGGCAACGAGGTGGGTGCCCGGGAGACACAGCGCAGCATCCTGGACTACCTGGCTGAGAACCACTTTGAGATGGTCATCAACCTCTCGATGCGCAACTCGGGCGGCCGCCGGCTCTCCTCCTTCGTCACCAAGGGCTACCGCACCCGGCGCCTGGCCGTGGACTATTCGGTGCCGCTCATCATCGACATCAAGTGCACCAAGCTCTTCGTGGAG GCACTGGGCCAGATCGGGGCAGCCCCCCCGCTGAAGATGCATGTGGACTGCATGACATCCCAGAAACTCATCCGTCTGCCGG GCCTCATAGACGTCCACGTCCACCTCCGTGAGCCAGGCGGCACCCACAAGGAAGACTTTGCATCGGGCACAGCGGCCGCGCTGGCTGGCGGCATCACCATGGTGTGCGCCATGCCCAACACCAATCCCGCAGTCACCGACGCCGCCTCCTTCGCGCTGGCACAGAAG CTCGCCGAGGCCGGCGCCCGCTGCGACTTTGCCCTCTTCCTGGGCGCTTCCTCGGAGAACGCCGGCTCGCTGGGCGCCCTGGCTGGCGCGGCTGCGGGGCTCAAGATGTATCTGAATGACACCTTCTCCAGCCTGCGGATGGACGATGTGTCGCTGTGGATGGAG caCTTCGAGCATTGGCCACGGCACCTGCCTGTGGTGGCCCACGCCGAGCGGCAGACGGTGGCTGCCATCCTGATGGTGGCCCAGCTGTACCAGCAGCCCGTGCACATCTGCCACGTGGCTCGCAAGGAGGAG ATCCTGCTCATCAAGGCGGCAAAGCAGAAGGGGATCCCGGTGACATGTGAGGTGGCCCCGCACCACCTCTTCCTGTGCCGTGATGACCTGGGGCGCCTCGGGGAGGGCCGAGCGGCTGTGCGGCCGGAGCTGGGCACCCGCCAGGACCTGGAAGCGCTCTGGGAGAACATGGACTCCATTGACTGCTTTGCCACGGACCACG CACCCCACAcgctggaggagaagcagggaCCGGCACCACCCCCTGGCTACCCTggcctggagacgctgctgccgctgctgctgaCAGCAGTGTCCGAGGGGCGGCTCTCAGTGGAGGACATAGTGCAGCGCCTCTATGAGAACCCCCGCAAGATCTTTGGGCTTCCAGCACAAGAGGACACTTATGTAGAG GTGGACCTGGAGCATGAGTGGGTCATTCCCAGCCACACAGCCTTCTCCAAGGCCGGCTGGACACCCTTCGAGGGGATGAAGGTGAAGGGGACGGTGCGGAGAGTGGTTCTGCGCGGGGAGGTTGCTTACATCGACGGGCAG GTGCTGGTGCCCCCCGGCTACGGGCAGGACGTGAAGAAACGGCCCTCGGCTGCCGTGCTGGCACCACATGTGGCCCCAGCCAAGGAGACAGTGAAG ACCCCTGAGCGGCCCCGGCATGTGGTGGCCAGCGAGACGCTGCGCGGCCGAGCCTCCAGCCCACGCCGGGTCGGCCCTGTGGGCGATGGGCGCTTCCACCTCCCGCCCCGCATCCACCGCGCCTCCGACCCCGGGCTGCCAG CTGAGGACGCCCGGGACAAGGCTGTCAGGAAGGCGGCAGAGGCGG ATCCGGCTGCCATCCAGGACGGCTACTCCTACCCGCTGGGCCCCCTCCCGCGCCAGGCATCCCCCCAGCGCGCGCCCCACTTCCAGACCTCCCCACTGCTGCACCCCCTGGTCGGGCAGCACGtcctctctgctcagcagtTCTCCAAGGAGCAG ATGTCGCATCTGTTCAATGTGGCGCACGTGCTGCGCATGCTGGTGCAGAAGGAGCGGAGCCTGGACATCCTCAAG GGCAAGGTGATGGCGTCCATGTTCTACGAGGCGAGCACGCGCACCAGCAGCTCCTTCGCCGCGGCCATGTGCCGGATGGGCGGCTCCGTCCTCACCTTCTCGGAGGCCACGTCCTCGGTGCAGAAGGGAGAGTCGCTGGCTGACTCCGTGCAGACCATGTGCTGCTACGCTGACGTCCTGGTGCTGCGGCACCCCCAGCCGGGTGCTGTCGAg CTGGCCGCCAAGCACTGCCGCAAGCCGGTGATCAACGCAGGGGACGGGGTCGGGGAGCACCCCACACAGGCGCTGCTGGACATCTTCACCATCCGCGAGGAGCTGGGCACCGTCAACGGGATGACG ATCACCATGGTGGGTGACCTGAAGCACGGCCGCACGGTGCACTCGCTGGCGCGCCTGCTCACCCTGTACCGCGTCAACCTGCGCTATGTCACCCCCCCGGGCCTGGAAATGCCCCCCGACATCACCACCTTCGTGGCCTCCAAGGGCATCAAGCAG GAGGAGTTCGGGAGCATCGAGGAGGCGCTGCCGGACACGGACGTGCTCTACATGACGCGCATCCAGAAGGAGCGCTTCCGCCTGGCCGAGGAGTACGAGGCC tGCTTCGGGCAGTTCATCCTCACACCCCATATCATGACGCGCGCCAAGGAGAAGATGGTGGTGATGCACCCACTTCCCCGTGTCAACGAGATCAG CGCGGCGGTGGACTCGGACCCGCGCGCCGCGTACTTCCGGCAGGCGGAGAACGGGATGTACATGCGGATGGCGCTGTTAACCACCGTGCTGGGCCGGTACTGA